The following coding sequences lie in one Rutidosis leptorrhynchoides isolate AG116_Rl617_1_P2 chromosome 4, CSIRO_AGI_Rlap_v1, whole genome shotgun sequence genomic window:
- the LOC139839450 gene encoding uncharacterized protein, giving the protein MSEQTSLNCLDNFCLCVTDLYQKEYLRKPTAYDIERIYATHDTKHGFKGMLRSIDCSNNDINVLNRSPLFDSIKNGTAPPSPFTVNGHDYTHGYYLADGIYPDWATLIKVYSSPTDDPAAKFTWFQESARKDVERTYGVLQGRFNILRVPERAWKAKKISRILYACILLHNMIQEDNGFAITSLGKDYLRGNRGTREKEIHDKDVHSSIRADLNEHIWNLPPNFRHTI; this is encoded by the exons ATGAGTGAGCAAACATCGTTAAACTGTTTAGACAACTTTTGTTTGTGTGTTACTGATTTGTACCAAAAAGAGTATTTACGAAAACCAACTGCGTACGATATTGAACGAATATACGCAACGCATGATACAAAACATGGTTTTAAGGGCATGCTTAGGAGCATCGATT GTTCCAACAATGATATTAATGTGTTAAACCGATCACCATTGTTTGATTCTATTAAGAACGGTACCGCTCCACCTTCACCATTTACTGTAAATGGTCATGACTACACACATGGTTATTATCTCGCCGATGGTATTTATCCGGATTGGGCTACACTTATTAAAGTATATTCATCCCCAACCGACGACCCAGCTGCAAAGTTTACATGGTTTCAAGAAAGTGCACGAAAGGATGTCGAGCGCACTTACGGTGTTCTTCAAGGTAGATTCAATATATTACGTGTACCTGAACGAGCTTGGAAAGCAAAAAAAATCTCCCGCATTTTATACGCTTGTATTTTATTGCATAATATGATCCAAGAGGACAACGGTTTTGCTATAACTTCACTCGGCAAAGACTATTTAAGAGGTAATCGAGGAACACGAGAAAAGGAAATACACGACAAAGATGTGCATAGTTCAATTCGAGCAGACTTAAACGAGCATATTTGGAATCTTCCACCAAATTTCCGTCACACGATTTAG